From the Candidatus Kapaibacterium sp. genome, the window ATCAGTGTCAATATAAATTGATTTTATTGCTTCGATATTATTACGATTAGATTCGTCAATTCTGAGCACAATATCAAATGTTCTGTCGCCTTCGATAACTTGCCCCACTTTACTTCCGGCTATGAAATCATCCACAAGTCTATGGAAATTGCTCATTGTGATACCGTATGCTTGTAATTTATCTCTATCGGCTTTAATTAGCAGTTGTGGAACGTTCACTAATTGTTCAACGCTCAAATCCACGATTCCGTCAACGTTTACAATCCGACTACGAATGACATTTGCCAAACGATAGATTCTGTCTAAATCTGTACCATAGAGTTTAATCGCAATCGAAGTCTTCGAACCCGATATTATATGGTCAATTTTGTGGCTAATCGGTTGACCTATATGATAAATTACTCCATTTATTGACGATAGTTTGTTTCTGACATCGAAAAGAAATTCATTCCGAGTACGCTCATCAACCAAAAAAGGCACTTCGATTTCGGAAATGCTTGAGCCGAATGAATGTTCCGATAGCTCTGCACGTCCCGTTTTTCGGGTGACAGAAACAACTTCAGGAATGGTCATGAGTACCTCTTCAGCTTGTCGGGCGATGTCGGTGGATTGTTCGAGCGATGTCCCGGGCAAAGTAGCCAAATTTATTGTCAATGAGCCTTCATTAAACGGAGGCAAGAAATTCCTGCCAAGATAAAAATTGCTAATAAGAGTAATTAGGAACAAAAGTGCCGATACAGCAATAATCACTTTATATTTTGGTAAGATGAATCGTACAATTTTCTCGTAAATTCCTGTAAGAAAACGCACTAAAGCACTTCCATTTATATTTGAAGCGAGCGTCTTCGGATTTGTTAATAAATAGCTACACAATACAGGAGTAATCGTTATCGAAACAACTAATGATGCGAAGAGTGCTACGATGAAAGATATGCCAAGTGGCTGGAGCATTCTCCCTTCCATTCCCGTTAGAAAGAACAGCGGAATGAAAGTAACAATGATAATCATAGTTGCGTTAATAATAGATGCTCGAATTTCCTTCGATGCTTCATAAACAACTTTTAGTGATTTTTGCTTTTCGTGCTCGGGCTTAACAGCATTCTCCTTCAAGCGTTTGAATACGTTTTCGACATCAATAATTGCATCGTCCACAAGTGAGCCGATTGCTATTGCCATCCCTCCCAAACTCATAGTATTTATAGTCAGTCCGAGTAATTGCAAAACAATAACCGAAGTAAACAGCGACAATGGAATTGCGAGCAAAGAAATAAAAGTGGTTCTCATTGACAAGAGGAAAATGAATAATATTACTACTACAAAAATCCCGCCTTCGATAAGTGCTCTGGTAACATTGGATATTGAAATATTTATAAAATCAGCCTGATTGAAAACTTCGGTATGGAATTGAACATTTCCCGGCAATACTGCTTTGATTTCATCGAGTGTCTGAATCACTTTTTCGGTTAATTCAATAGTATTTCCCTTGGGTTGCTTTGTCAAAGTAAATACTACAGCCTCTTTTGTGTTATACGAAGCATCGTTAATTTTTTGGAGGGCATCTATTTTGACTTCTGCAACATCAGAAATTTTGACAGGCAATCCATTAACGCTTTTTATGAGAATATTTCCCAATTCATTAATATCATTGGTTCTGCCTATTCCACGAATTACATATTCATTGCCGTATTGGCTGAAAAAACTGCCTGCTGAGTTAATATTCATCTCTTTGCAAGCATTTTGCAATTCGTTCATACTCACATCGTAGAATCTCATTTTTTCGGGGTCTGCTGCAATCAAATAATGCTTCGAATCACCACCCATAACAGTTACATACGCAACGCCACCAAGCGACAACAATCTTGGACGTACTTGCCAATCGGCATATGTCTTCAAATCCATTGCCGATAAGCTGTCTGAGGTCATAGCGAAAATCATAATTTCGCCCAGAAGGGATGTTTGCGGTGCAAGAACCGGAGTACTAACTCCCGGCGGAAGTGAGTTCAATAGAGTTGACAGCCTTTCGTTGACGGTTTGCCGCGCACGAAAAATATCTGTGCCCCAATCAAATTCAATCCAAACAATCGAAAAGCCCAGAGTTGAGTTTGAGCGAACGCGTCTGACTTCGGGGGCGCCATTCATTGCCGATTCGATAAGAAATGTTACGCTGCGTTCTACTTCTTCCGGCGCCATTCCGTGTGCATCAGTCATGATGACAACAGTCGGTGCATTCAAATCAGGGAATATATCAATTTCCATGTCACGGCTGATGAATGCCCCGACAGAAATAATAATGAAGCCCAGAACAAGCACGAAAATTCGGTTTTCGAGCGAAAATTTGAGAATTTGGTTTACCATTATTGTTGCTCCCTTAGTGTGTATGCCCGTGAGCAGGCATTTCTGATGTTTTGGAAGCTAAAACTAATCTGTAAGTGCCATTCACGACAATACGCTCCATTTCACCCAATCCGGATGTTATCAAGTAGCTTTTGCCATCGTATCCACCGACCTGAACTTCGCGTCTTTCATATAATTCGCCCGATTTTTGGACAAATATATAGAAATATCCCAAATCTTCCCAAACTGCTGCATGTGGTACTGTCAGGGATTTATCTGCTTTGCCGCCGTACAAATACACTTCTACAGGCATTCCGGGCAAATAATTAAACTTATTATTGACTTCAAAATATACCGTAATAAAGTTCAAATTGCCCGTTTTTGACGGACTGACTGAAAGCAGTTTGCCATTTAATTCTGAAAGTGGGACTTTGTACTCGCCAAATTCAATCAAAGCGTCTGTGATTGGTTGCAATTTCAGATAATCTTTTTGCAAAATCTCGACTTCGATAATCATTCTGTCAACGTTAATAATTTTTGCCAAATTCTGACCCGCACTTACATGATTTCCGTTTGAAACGTAAAGTTCTTTAATCATCCCCGAAGTAGGAGAACTGACCAAAGTGCCGGATTTTGGAGTATAATTTGAATAGCTCTGAAACTTTGCTTCGGCTATTTCAAATTCGGATTTGATTCTTGCGTATTCTTTGTCGGAAACGATTTTATCCGCGAGCAACTTTTTGGCTCTATCGAATTCCTCTTTGGATTTGTCGAATTGCGACTTTGCTTGATAGTACCGCACATCAGTGTTGTCATCTTCCAGTCCCGATGGTGCAATCATGAACAATCCCTGATTTGCAGAAATCTGTTTGCCGGAAGTAATGGATTCGCCTAAAAGCCTGACAATCCCACCCACTCTTGCGGTAATGACTGTTTCTTTTTCAGTTTTTGTTGCAAATTTACCGATTGCTTTTTTGGAATTTCTGAACTCAGTGAAAGCAACTACATCCGTCACTACTCCAAGGCTCCAGGCGTCTTCTTTAGTAAAACCTATATAACCCTCGTCAGCCACCTCGAGAGCGTGCTCGGCTTCATGTGGGTCAGAGAATATTTGAACATCATCCATTCTGAGAGTGTCGCGAGTGTCATCTGTTCCGATTATGAATTCGAGCGAAATCATACCCGGATTTGCAAATTTTACAGAGAGAGTATAAATGCCCTTTCTATCGACTTTGGCGAAAGATACTCTATGGCTTTCGATTCCGCTGATATTGAACAATAAAGGGACATCCGTTACTGCTTCGCAAGAAGGTAATGTGTTGAAATGAAGGATAAATTCTGTTTCATCACCGGCGATGGGATTGCCAACTTCGGCATATAATTCGAAATGATTGCCAAAAAGCGAAAATTTGTGTGCTACATCGGCATGTTCGTGCCCGTGTTCATCGCCATGGTCGTGTCCATTTTCATGGTCGTGGTCATGCTTGTTGCATGAAACTATAAAAACTGCCAAAAGCAAAATAACTAATTTATTATACATAGGAATTTCCTGATTAAAGTTAATAATTCAAAATTTAAAAAAGGCGATTTTGAGTAAAGGTTATAATCAGGCTATTGGAGGAGCACGGTCAGATATGTTTGAAATTCTGTCATTGTCGGATAAGGCATAAATCAAAGCTAAGTATGCAAGGAGCTTTATTTTATAGTCAATTTCAAAATTTTTATAAACTATCGGCAAATTTATATCAAATGTGTATTCATTAATGATATTCACATTAGACAAAGCTCTGAACTGTGTATTATGGGTTTGGCTGATATGTTCGTGGTCGAAAAGCCCAAAATGAAAATGGCAATGATGGTCAGTTTCATCAATATTATGGTTTTGATTTACACATATAGCACCCGACTCATGCAAATGGTCATGCGGAATCAAATCGTGTGCAAAATTGAGTGCATACGACAAGAAAATCAGTGTTATATGTATTTGTGTAAATAAAAGCATATGTGATTATTTGTATTTCCAAATACGAATATAGTATGAAAATGTTATATTTCCCTCACCCACACGAGGAGCAGTTGCCACATTTTTCGGCGACGTCTTGGTCGGCAAAGTAGGAGAGTATATAGTGGCGTTTGCAGCGGAGCGTTTCGGCGTATAGTTGCATTGCTTTTAGCTTTTCGGAAGCGTGTATGCGGCGTCTTTCGAGATGCTTTACTTCCACGTCGAAATTGTCGTTTTTCAGCAGAGTTTTGTCTAAATAGTAGCGTGTTTCGGCATGTGTCCCCCTGAAATCAATTATTCCTGCAAATTGGAATGCCGAAATCGCTTTCCCGAGTATTGCAGGGTTAATGTAATGCCGATTTGTTAGTTGGGCTATGCTTAGTTCACAAAATGTGGTGAAAGCTTCCGAGCCCACCGAACGCAATATGGCATCAAGTACTTCTCGCCGTTCATCGGTGGTGGTTTCGTAGTATTCGCGGATTTGCTCGCGGCTACGGGTGAAGCGGATTTGTGATTCTCCAAAGCTGTTGCCGGGTTTGATGATTTCGAGCCGTGTCAAAAAGCCGATTATTGCGTTGACGATTGTTAGTGGCATCCCCGAATAATTTGCAATGTCGGCTGCTTCGGGTATGATGTTGAATCCCGAACGGTTGTCGGAGATTTTTTCGTTGTATAATTCAACTTTTGACACAAATTTGCTTATTTCTCGTTTCGGCGGATAAGTGGATTGGATGAAAAAGTCTTGCAATTTCAAATCTTCGGGGTGGTAAATTAATGTGCATTCAGCATCTAAGCCGTCTCTTCCGGCACGCCCGGCTTCTTGGTAGTAGGCTTCGACTGTTTGGGGCAAATCTACATGGACTACGTGGCGGACGTCTGCCTTGTCTATTCCCATTCCAAAGGCATTTGTGGCTACGATTACCTTCGTTTGACCGCTGATGAAGCGCTCCTGAACTGATTCGCGTTGGACAGATTTCATACCGCCGTGATAGAACTCTGCCGGAACGTTGAGCTTTTGCAATCCTGTGCTGAATTCGATAGTTCTGTTGCGTGAGCCTGCATAAACTATCATCGAACCTAAATTCATCGAACGATAGATATTTACAAGTTTGCTTAATTTATCCTTAGAATGAATGCAGTTGTAGCGTAAGTTGTTACGGTCGAACCCGCGAATATAAACGTCGGGCGATTGGAGCTTGAGTTGTTTGATGATGTCTTGCCGAACATCAGGAGTTGCCGTTGCCGTCAGAGCAATGATTGGGACTCGTTCTATGAGGGTAAATATATTGTTTACTTTCAAATATGCCGGACGGAAATCGTGTCCCCATTCGGATATACAGTGGGCTTCGTCCACGGCGATAAATGAGAGATTAATATCTTGGAGTAATTCGATAAATTGCCGTGATGCAAGGCGT encodes:
- a CDS encoding efflux RND transporter permease subunit; translation: MVNQILKFSLENRIFVLVLGFIIISVGAFISRDMEIDIFPDLNAPTVVIMTDAHGMAPEEVERSVTFLIESAMNGAPEVRRVRSNSTLGFSIVWIEFDWGTDIFRARQTVNERLSTLLNSLPPGVSTPVLAPQTSLLGEIMIFAMTSDSLSAMDLKTYADWQVRPRLLSLGGVAYVTVMGGDSKHYLIAADPEKMRFYDVSMNELQNACKEMNINSAGSFFSQYGNEYVIRGIGRTNDINELGNILIKSVNGLPVKISDVAEVKIDALQKINDASYNTKEAVVFTLTKQPKGNTIELTEKVIQTLDEIKAVLPGNVQFHTEVFNQADFINISISNVTRALIEGGIFVVVILFIFLLSMRTTFISLLAIPLSLFTSVIVLQLLGLTINTMSLGGMAIAIGSLVDDAIIDVENVFKRLKENAVKPEHEKQKSLKVVYEASKEIRASIINATMIIIVTFIPLFFLTGMEGRMLQPLGISFIVALFASLVVSITITPVLCSYLLTNPKTLASNINGSALVRFLTGIYEKIVRFILPKYKVIIAVSALLFLITLISNFYLGRNFLPPFNEGSLTINLATLPGTSLEQSTDIARQAEEVLMTIPEVVSVTRKTGRAELSEHSFGSSISEIEVPFLVDERTRNEFLFDVRNKLSSINGVIYHIGQPISHKIDHIISGSKTSIAIKLYGTDLDRIYRLANVIRSRIVNVDGIVDLSVEQLVNVPQLLIKADRDKLQAYGITMSNFHRLVDDFIAGSKVGQVIEGDRTFDIVLRIDESNRNNIEAIKSIYIDTDSGTKVLLSDVAEVITSKSVNSINRENVKRRIVISANAFERDLKSLIEEIRSEIDKIPLPENYYIEYGGQFEVEEQASRVLFFASILAIIIVFFILYQEFRSFILAAIILINLPLSLIGGIATVWITSGTISIPSIIGFITLFGIATRNGILLVSRYKTLLNEGHEIRESIIMGSKDRLSPILMTALSAALALIPLVIAGDKPGNEIQSPMAEVILGGLLSSTFLNLIVIPAAFYAVFKKFGYKKIFGAR
- a CDS encoding efflux RND transporter periplasmic adaptor subunit; this encodes MYNKLVILLLAVFIVSCNKHDHDHENGHDHGDEHGHEHADVAHKFSLFGNHFELYAEVGNPIAGDETEFILHFNTLPSCEAVTDVPLLFNISGIESHRVSFAKVDRKGIYTLSVKFANPGMISLEFIIGTDDTRDTLRMDDVQIFSDPHEAEHALEVADEGYIGFTKEDAWSLGVVTDVVAFTEFRNSKKAIGKFATKTEKETVITARVGGIVRLLGESITSGKQISANQGLFMIAPSGLEDDNTDVRYYQAKSQFDKSKEEFDRAKKLLADKIVSDKEYARIKSEFEIAEAKFQSYSNYTPKSGTLVSSPTSGMIKELYVSNGNHVSAGQNLAKIINVDRMIIEVEILQKDYLKLQPITDALIEFGEYKVPLSELNGKLLSVSPSKTGNLNFITVYFEVNNKFNYLPGMPVEVYLYGGKADKSLTVPHAAVWEDLGYFYIFVQKSGELYERREVQVGGYDGKSYLITSGLGEMERIVVNGTYRLVLASKTSEMPAHGHTH
- a CDS encoding RecQ family ATP-dependent DNA helicase gives rise to the protein MEKILKTRFGLKEFRKGQKEIIQSVLKCKDTLAVMPTGGGKSLCYQLPAIIMPGTAIVISPLIALMKDQVDQLIMREIPAAFINSSQNQDEIQEIFIHARQGGYKIIYVAPERLASRQFIELLQDINLSFIAVDEAHCISEWGHDFRPAYLKVNNIFTLIERVPIIALTATATPDVRQDIIKQLKLQSPDVYIRGFDRNNLRYNCIHSKDKLSKLVNIYRSMNLGSMIVYAGSRNRTIEFSTGLQKLNVPAEFYHGGMKSVQRESVQERFISGQTKVIVATNAFGMGIDKADVRHVVHVDLPQTVEAYYQEAGRAGRDGLDAECTLIYHPEDLKLQDFFIQSTYPPKREISKFVSKVELYNEKISDNRSGFNIIPEAADIANYSGMPLTIVNAIIGFLTRLEIIKPGNSFGESQIRFTRSREQIREYYETTTDERREVLDAILRSVGSEAFTTFCELSIAQLTNRHYINPAILGKAISAFQFAGIIDFRGTHAETRYYLDKTLLKNDNFDVEVKHLERRRIHASEKLKAMQLYAETLRCKRHYILSYFADQDVAEKCGNCSSCG